TCCAATCCTGATGCTTCCATAGAATTCCATGATCCTCTTCATGCAAACATACACAATTTTCAATTGTTTCAATACCTCCAGTGAAGTTTGTAAAGTGTGCATCAAAGTATTTAATAAAGCCCAAACAATCACAGCCCTGCAAtggtagtttttattattatcaaatctaccaaaaaatatataatttaatttgtagcATACTGCGTAAAGTAGTTAACAAACCTTTTTTAGGGAATGTGCATTTTTACCAAGGCCATCTTCCCCTGCATCAAACGCATTCTTACGGTAATGTGGCTCATTTGGATCTCCATAAGGAACTACCATCTCTACAAAGCTTAACCTGTGGGCTAAAGGTCGTCTCCCTCTACTACCATCAACATAGGCAACTGAATGTATAACCAAGCCCTCCCTGGGAGTGAATCCAATGCGAAAATTCCACTGTCAACCAGCAAGAATAGAATCAGGTTCTTCATCATAATTTTCTGAACTTAATAACAGATAAATTTAACAAGTCGTCATGTACCTTCTGCCATTCTACATAGTGTCCATTAACACGAAAGCTTGGACCTTCAGGCTGGATAATTTGTAAAGGTTTCACATCACTTCTATCAACACCACCTCTTGTTTCACCAGGAGTATAGTTCCTCAATGGATCAGCTGGAGGTAAGGGAACAAGTTTACGGTCTTCAAATTCAATGACCCTCATGTTTTGCATATCAACAAGTACATGGATGCCCTCAACTGGACGTGCATAACCATTTTCCATTGGACAGTCACTCTCAGTTCTACAAAATATAAGTGGTTTGGCAAGTCTTCTGCTTGGAGCATCAGCATCACTGTGGTAACCAACACACCTGCACCATAAATATGTAcatgaaatatcaataacttcACACCATCCTATTGCAACTTCCCAGCCGCTAATATGAGGAAAGAAATTAGCATACCAGGCATCAACCATCAGAAGGTCCATGTCTTCAATACCTCTTTTTTTCATTGCCTCTCTAAATGGAGGAAAGTCTTTGACAACAGCTTCACATTCAGCATATTCAACAGCATCCTGAACTTACAAATAGAATATTTAAACAAAGTAACAACATAAATGAGTGAGCAAATAAAACTCTATCTATCAGATACTAATAAGTCATTTCAAATATATCAGCTCCTAAAAGTTACAAAATTGATAATGCACTTATCAGCTAAGAAAACAGGTTTCATCTTCAGAACAGGCTAATGGGCCCTTAAATATGACATTTACTAAAACAAAATAGCTTAtaacaaacaaaatcaaacaaagaatAATTTCTTTGATAATAAGTTGATGAAGCCATGAATTAGAGATTTCTGAAATTACTTGCTATCTAAGGTTTCAAGATATTGGAACATGACAGGTTCCCTCAATTGGAAAAGTGTGCAGTTCAAAACTTAGACACATGGTTGTTACAAGACTCGTCATTGACAAGTATAGCATCTATAATTCTAGTTTCTTAACTATTTTGTGATTACTAACTGGGATAACTCCCAATTAAATAAACAGTAGTTGTAAATATTTACTTTTATCATTAGTGCAACTCAAAGACCGAATGAACATGAAGAGTGGAAGAAGTAAGAATAAATGCCAGCAAAAAATGACAAACCATTGGAGGCTGAACATCTGGAACAACTTGAGATGAAATCACTTTTCCTCTATGATGTCCACCTCGAGTTGCTGCATGTACTTCAGAGAGCTCCACAATCCATAAGCTTGTCTCATTTGACCGTTTGTTGTAAACAACAAGTCTAGCCCTTCTTGGAGGCAACTTTGTAGGTATTATGGGTCCACCTTTTGATCTGGGAAGCAATGATGGTTGGAAAGGAGGAAAGAAATATGCATCCGCCAGTGCAACAACATGCTTATCCGGTTCAAACAGAACCACCTCAATGAAACGCATGCTATCTCTGAGCTGAAACCGAAAACACAAATTAGCTTACTATTTCAGCAACTATCATATCATTTTACAAGAGAATTTAGGAAAAAGAGAAATAGCATATGTAATAACCTCAGGAGTGGCTCCAGCAGCCCTAACAGTTGCCACTGCAACAGAGATTTCAGCAGCAGACAAAGGATCCAAAGGATGGCTGGTCTGAGCCCTTAACATGACTGGGATAACAGCtgaacataataaaacaaagacCATCAaccaaccaaacaaaatatatactgTGGCATCATCAATTGAAAAGCTGCTGCCGGAGAGAACAGTGAACCGCAAAACAGAATCCAAGAAAGTCAATGACTTTTTCACATCAGAACAAATAAGGCATTATCCTGGTTAATAATCATGAAATAAAGCAAGGGCGTGTCGTGAGTCACCAAGATGGGGCAGTGGAGGGTATTCATTCTGTGCCATGTAAGACAGCTTCATCATTGAGCTGCATACCCTCATCGACACATTGACTATAAATTATTCTCTTATAAATTTTCAATGAGtgactatttaattttttttctccccatCAAAGTGAGCACATTGTTATCCTCCTTTGGCTGTGAAGTaatattcatttgttttccTTCCCATATTTTTAATGCTAGTTAAAAAGCgaaaatataaaaggattaGATAACTTGTGAAGTAATTTTACCGTTGCACTaatcttataattattattcaattaatcatttaacaaaattgatgaattttgacatgattttttaacttttgattttacaTATGTCGAAGTACAGctctatattttaattatcagtATATGTGACCTTCTTTTAGTCAGTTGCATTGGTAgcattaaaagatataaaaataaataaaataagagtataacacagattaattaattagataatcTCTTTAAACCtagtgattttaattttttcaatctttaattatctttaataataaatttatagtgaagaattttctttaattatctaCTTTATCTGTTTTCATTTGAATCTTGATGCTATATATTCTTTGGCTTAACTCAATATTACCAATACTCTGATGATCTCAATCAATTAACAACAATTCATTAAGTGGAA
The genomic region above belongs to Populus alba chromosome 12, ASM523922v2, whole genome shotgun sequence and contains:
- the LOC118044812 gene encoding amine oxidase [copper-containing] zeta, peroxisomal isoform X2, with amino-acid sequence MASTSKKTTPSPPCCDSTTPAPPPIRRDATSSSSLVPQDWTVPSADRRPVVDSLPEPSKTASAVIPVMLRAQTSHPLDPLSAAEISVAVATVRAAGATPELRDSMRFIEVVLFEPDKHVVALADAYFFPPFQPSLLPRSKGGPIIPTKLPPRRARLVVYNKRSNETSLWIVELSEVHAATRGGHHRGKVISSQVVPDVQPPMDAVEYAECEAVVKDFPPFREAMKKRGIEDMDLLMVDAWCVGYHSDADAPSRRLAKPLIFCRTESDCPMENGYARPVEGIHVLVDMQNMRVIEFEDRKLVPLPPADPLRNYTPGETRGGVDRSDVKPLQIIQPEGPSFRVNGHYVEWQKWNFRIGFTPREGLVIHSVAYVDGSRGRRPLAHRLSFVEMVVPYGDPNEPHYRKNAFDAGEDGLGKNAHSLKKGCDCLGFIKYFDAHFTNFTGGIETIENCVCLHEEDHGILWKHQDWRTGLAEVRRSRRLTVSFICTVANYEYGFFWHFYQDGKIEAEVKLTGILSLGALQPGETRKYGTTIAPGLYAPVHQHFFVARMDMAVDCRPGEAFNQVVEVNVEVEKPGEKNVHNNAFYAKETLLRSELEAMRACNPQTARHWIVRNTRTVNRTGQLTGYKLVPGSNCLPLAGSEAKFLRRAAFLNHNLWVTPYTHGEMFPGGEFPNQNPRVDEGLATWVKQNRPLEETDIVLWYVFGITHVPRLEDWPVMPVERLGFMLMPHGFFNCSPAVDVPPSTCELDAKDNDVKDNGVTPKPLQNGVLAKL
- the LOC118044812 gene encoding N-methylputrescine oxidase 1, peroxisomal isoform X3, which encodes MASTSKKTTPSPPCCDSTTPAPPPIRRDATSSSSLVPQDWTVPSADRRPVVDSLPEPSKTASGTKTVIPVMLRAQTSHPLDPLSAAEISVAVATVRAAGATPELRDSMRFIEVVLFEPDKHVVALADAYFFPPFQPSLLPRSKGGPIIPTKLPPRRARLVVYNKRSNETSLWIVELSEVHAATRGGHHRGKVISSQVVPDVQPPMDAVEYAECEAVVKDFPPFREAMKKRGIEDMDLLMVDAWCVGYHSDADAPSRRLAKPLIFCRTESDCPMENGYARPVEGIHVLVDMQNMRVIEFEDRKLVPLPPADPLRNYTPGETRGGVDRSDVKPLQIIQPEGPSFRVNGHYVEWQKWNFRIGFTPREGLVIHSVAYVDGSRGRRPLAHRLSFVEMVVPYGDPNEPHYRKNAFDAGEDGLGKNAHSLKKGCDCLGFIKYFDAHFTNFTGGIETIENCVCLHEEDHGILWKHQDWRTGLAEVRRSRRLTVSFICTVANYEYGFFWHFYQDGKIEAEVKLTGILSLGALQPGETRKYGTTIAPGLYAPVHQHFFVARMDMAVDCRPGEAFNQVVEVNVEVEKPGEKNVHNNAFYAKETLLRSELEAMRACNPQTARHWIVCVWDHTCSSVGRLAGHACGALRLYAYASWVFQLLSCCGCSSQHMRIGCQRQ
- the LOC118044812 gene encoding amine oxidase [copper-containing] zeta, peroxisomal isoform X1, coding for MASTSKKTTPSPPCCDSTTPAPPPIRRDATSSSSLVPQDWTVPSADRRPVVDSLPEPSKTASGTKTVIPVMLRAQTSHPLDPLSAAEISVAVATVRAAGATPELRDSMRFIEVVLFEPDKHVVALADAYFFPPFQPSLLPRSKGGPIIPTKLPPRRARLVVYNKRSNETSLWIVELSEVHAATRGGHHRGKVISSQVVPDVQPPMDAVEYAECEAVVKDFPPFREAMKKRGIEDMDLLMVDAWCVGYHSDADAPSRRLAKPLIFCRTESDCPMENGYARPVEGIHVLVDMQNMRVIEFEDRKLVPLPPADPLRNYTPGETRGGVDRSDVKPLQIIQPEGPSFRVNGHYVEWQKWNFRIGFTPREGLVIHSVAYVDGSRGRRPLAHRLSFVEMVVPYGDPNEPHYRKNAFDAGEDGLGKNAHSLKKGCDCLGFIKYFDAHFTNFTGGIETIENCVCLHEEDHGILWKHQDWRTGLAEVRRSRRLTVSFICTVANYEYGFFWHFYQDGKIEAEVKLTGILSLGALQPGETRKYGTTIAPGLYAPVHQHFFVARMDMAVDCRPGEAFNQVVEVNVEVEKPGEKNVHNNAFYAKETLLRSELEAMRACNPQTARHWIVRNTRTVNRTGQLTGYKLVPGSNCLPLAGSEAKFLRRAAFLNHNLWVTPYTHGEMFPGGEFPNQNPRVDEGLATWVKQNRPLEETDIVLWYVFGITHVPRLEDWPVMPVERLGFMLMPHGFFNCSPAVDVPPSTCELDAKDNDVKDNGVTPKPLQNGVLAKL